Genomic DNA from Marnyiella aurantia:
ATGTAAGCCGCGGCGTTGCGCAGCTGTTGGGTTTTGACGTTGAAGTTTACGAAGGCGGTCCTGTAGAAAACGATAAAACCTTCTTTATTGTAAAAGGCCAGGCAGTTAATGATTATCACCTAAAAATCAACGAAAACTATTATCTGACCGAAGATACCGAAACCATTATTGAGCAACTGCTCAGTAATCGTTTGGATGTGAATGATGTAAAAGTATTTTCAGGTTACTCCGGTTGGGCAGCCATGCAGCTGGAAGGCGAGGTACAGAGAAAGTACTGGACTGTTGTGGACATCTATGACCTGGATTACACACTGTCCAATGACCATAATCTCTGGAAAAAAATCATGCAGAACCTGGGTGGCGAATTCCTGATCTGGGCCAATGCACCGCAGAATATCTCCCTTAATTAAAGAATACGATAATTATGTTATAATTTAACCAAGCAACGCACAATTTATGTTACATAATTTGCGTTTAGTTGGTAACACATTAAGTAAAACCCGGTACCTGACAAAAGTTGGTTACCGGGTTTGTCAATTTCAAAAACTACTTACTGAAACGAACTCTGCCACAGCTCAATGATTTGTGCAAAACGTGCGTTTGTAAAGGTTTTATTCCGGATTTTCTGAACAGGATAGAGGCCTTTAGAATCTGATACGAGCAAAATTTCTTCAGATTTCTGACTTTCAAAGGCGATCAGTTCTTCCTCCCGGATCTCGGCAAGTCCATTTTTATGGATAAAGGTGACCAGATTTTCCATCAGAGGTGAA
This window encodes:
- a CDS encoding YqgE/AlgH family protein — encoded protein: MMNSYKGKILISTPDVSGDIFSRSVVLMVDHSENGAFGLILNKKNEDVSRGVAQLLGFDVEVYEGGPVENDKTFFIVKGQAVNDYHLKINENYYLTEDTETIIEQLLSNRLDVNDVKVFSGYSGWAAMQLEGEVQRKYWTVVDIYDLDYTLSNDHNLWKKIMQNLGGEFLIWANAPQNISLN